From the Chitinolyticbacter meiyuanensis genome, one window contains:
- a CDS encoding DUF1700 domain-containing protein, translating to MTQHEFLQQLAAALAGLQQAQRDDILADYREYFREGLAEGRNETEIAAALGDPRELGRTLRVERSVAAWETRRSLPALWQVVLATASLGAVNLLLALPTLLWLLLLSGASLVAALIAGLGIVVLGSALFGNSGSVDAALERWLAPQARIAVSDGTDRILIQPDAAGRASVLIESGDDAVRLEGGRLLLRDGEAQFTLHGLAPSRTGSALFGLALLLLGGLALGLLLWLLRAAVRLLRAAIQAQLRTMQATPV from the coding sequence ATGACCCAGCACGAATTCCTGCAACAACTGGCTGCCGCCTTGGCCGGACTGCAGCAGGCACAACGGGACGACATCCTGGCCGATTACCGTGAGTATTTTCGCGAGGGCCTGGCGGAAGGGCGCAACGAAACCGAGATCGCAGCCGCGCTGGGCGATCCGCGCGAGCTGGGCCGCACCCTGCGGGTGGAGCGCTCGGTTGCTGCTTGGGAAACCCGGCGCTCGTTGCCGGCCCTGTGGCAAGTGGTGCTGGCCACGGCAAGCCTCGGTGCAGTCAATCTGCTGCTGGCACTGCCCACCCTGCTCTGGCTATTGCTGCTGAGTGGTGCCAGCCTGGTGGCCGCACTGATCGCCGGACTGGGGATCGTCGTGCTCGGCAGCGCCCTGTTTGGCAACAGCGGCAGCGTGGATGCCGCGCTGGAGCGCTGGCTGGCGCCGCAGGCACGCATTGCCGTGAGCGACGGCACGGACCGGATACTAATCCAGCCGGATGCCGCCGGGCGAGCCTCTGTGCTGATCGAGTCGGGCGACGACGCGGTGCGGCTCGAAGGCGGGCGCCTGCTGCTGCGCGATGGCGAAGCGCAATTCACCCTGCACGGACTCGCACCCAGCCGCACTGGCTCTGCGCTGTTCGGCCTGGCCCTGCTGCTGCTGGGCGGATTGGCGCTGGGCTTGCTGCTCTGGCTGTTGCGGGCAGCAGTGCGCTTGCTGCGCGCCGCGATCCAGGCCCAGCTGCGTACCATGCAAGCGACCCCCGTTTGA
- a CDS encoding PadR family transcriptional regulator — protein MKIQLKKGTLDMCVLAVLARGDSYAYQLVTQLSAGMDISEGTIYPLMRRLQQEDWVETYLVESASGPSRKYYRLSTAGHAALATMRDEWRSFVNEVEAVVFAPDASGASS, from the coding sequence ATGAAAATCCAACTGAAGAAAGGCACGCTCGACATGTGCGTGCTTGCCGTCCTCGCCCGCGGCGACAGCTATGCCTACCAGCTGGTGACGCAATTGAGCGCGGGCATGGACATCAGCGAGGGCACCATCTACCCACTGATGCGCAGGCTGCAGCAGGAAGACTGGGTGGAGACCTACCTGGTCGAATCGGCCAGCGGCCCCTCCCGCAAGTACTACCGGCTCAGCACGGCCGGGCACGCTGCGCTTGCCACCATGCGCGATGAGTGGCGCAGTTTCGTCAACGAGGTCGAGGCCGTGGTATTCGCGCCCGACGCATCTGGAGCATCGTCATGA